From Solwaraspora sp. WMMD1047, the proteins below share one genomic window:
- a CDS encoding type I polyketide synthase yields the protein MSAASNEEIVEALRASLKENERLRRTNDELTASAREPIAIVSMACRYPGGVDSAEDLWNLVASGGDAIGPFPQDRGWDEDLYDPDPERPGKTHVRGGGFLDDIAGFDAELFGISPREALGMDPQQRLVLEVCWELIERAGLNPHDLRGSTTGTYIGATNSGYVSDLSKPPERIDGHAVVGNLTSVVSGRAAYAFGWEGPAVSVDTACSSSLVATHLAVRALRHRECSLAVAGGVMLMSNPALFVEFSKQRALSPDGRCKAFSAEADGFGAAEGVGLLLLERLADARRNGHRVLAVIRGSAVNQDGASNGLTAPNGPSQQRVIREALADAGLTPDDVDLVEAHGTGTRLGDPIEVQALQDAYGRDRRRPLWLGTVKSNIGHTQAAAGAAGIIKTVMAMRQETLPKTLHVRNPSPLVEWSTGNLALLRDPVPWRPAAGRVRRAGVSSFGISGTNAHVIVEETPPEDEASDPAPVEDADPAIADAMPWVVSGGSAQGLRGQSERLRAFLARSPEAGVAEVARGLARQASLPHRLVLTGPGRTELTAGLESFLDGGNADGTSPSWDVARGSVRSRSKLAYLFSGQGAQRVGAGRELYAAFPVFARALDTVFAQMDKHLEYPLREVMFGSVGPDGEGLLDQTLYTQTALFALEVAIFELLGSWGVKPDFLIGHSIGELAAAHLSGVLSLPDACALVAARGRLMQELPAGGAMVSVRASRDEVLPSLRPYEGLAEIAAVNGPAATVISGDEKAIGELADGWSARGRSVRRLRVTHAFHSARMDPVVEEFRRTASAFTFHPPRIPIVSNVTGTVLTAEQACSPAYWAQHIRQPVEFMAGVRHLIEAGVNSFLELGPTGSLTALAAECLAVGTGEATDQDGVVQATTLHPDRPEAQSVVAAAGQLWARGVPVDWRRITGDGRAAELPTYAFDHQRFWLRERARGGDASGAGMKPVAHGVLAASLEIAADGPVILSGRLSLATQEWLADHRVAGQVLLAGTAFLEIVLRAGDEVGCGRVEELVVQTPLVVPDREAVWIQVVVEVPDGEGRRQIGVFSRPATGAGGWTRHARAVVAVDDGATPPPPDSDAFESFASWPPADAVAVPVDGWYEELAGKGYVFGPSFRGLSAVWRRDGELFVEVGLPPTARDDVARFGIHPGLLDMPNHAMSLGGFFSGDGVFLPFAWRGVSLLATGAMRARVRITSAGENTVRLAIADATGQPVALIDSLTVLPVDPGQIAAAGRRSDSAVEEAGLYRLDWVPADPPGSGPGPTLPSQVLLTGPDRLGVGSLLDATGVAVRRCAGIDEIAAIVAAGDRGGPETGPSPAPVVMLSCAGHSDAGGPEAVAAAAHTVAEEVLRVLQAWVADARLTAARLVVLTRGAVGTHAAPDPARDVTDLAAAAAWGMVRSAQAEHPGQFILLDLDPAPEPVPAVGGGHDDPPATSPGSDLTRILATLVQSDDPQWAVRGGQLLVGRLHRADGQDLRVRGLGTGSAWRLAPLGSGELDAIGVVDCPEVMEPLAPWQVRLRVRAAGLNFHDVVVGLGMLPAEDGFGTEGAGEVLDVGEGVHGLRRGDRVMGMFEGSFGPTAVADHRTLVRIPDEWSFEEAASVPTVFLTAYYALSDIAGVRAGQRVLIHSATGGVGQAALQLARHWQAEVYTTASPAKHDALRRLGVPADRIAGSRTTDFVDEFLAVTEGEGMDITLGSLAGEMVDATLRVLPRGGHYLEMGRTDIRDPEQVGADHPGVTYRTVLPSDAGPERIGKILAEILDLFRQGTLSMPPLTTWDLADAPGALRHMSQARHLGKNVLRVPAPVEPEGTVLITGGTGTLGGLVARDLAANGQAGHLLLLSRSGPDAPGAEQLRADVERHGATCTIIACDVSDRAALAEAIAAIPPEYPLTAVVHAAGIVRDAILTAQTTADLHPVLATKIDAALHLEDLTSEHRLGAFILFSAGSGLLGGPGQANYAAANSFLDAFATRLAGRHRPATALAWGRWAEASGMTSHLSEQQLARVNRQGINALATPDALRLMRTATQLRHPLHLAARITPPSSPPSPAWRHLAVVPTRRTASDVPHADDYRHRLAAMPSAQQRQALLELVREHTATVLSAPAHTIDPHRGFRDLGLDSLTAIELRNRLVPATGLRLPPTATFDHPSPQLLAVHLHGLLFPDSMDGVAGGSALLAELDRLDDLLVTTELDNVTRSGIRRRVHAFLSRLDEAGSATEEIPLNLRLESASTDEVFELIDREFS from the coding sequence CGGATCCGGAGCGCCCGGGGAAGACCCATGTCCGGGGCGGCGGTTTCCTCGACGACATCGCAGGATTCGACGCCGAACTGTTCGGCATCTCGCCCCGCGAGGCGCTCGGTATGGATCCGCAGCAGAGACTGGTGCTCGAGGTCTGCTGGGAACTCATCGAGCGCGCCGGCCTCAACCCCCACGATCTACGCGGCAGCACCACCGGCACCTACATCGGCGCGACGAACTCCGGGTACGTCTCCGACCTGTCCAAGCCCCCGGAACGGATCGACGGTCACGCGGTGGTGGGCAATCTGACCAGCGTGGTGTCGGGGCGCGCGGCCTACGCCTTCGGCTGGGAGGGGCCGGCGGTGAGCGTCGACACGGCGTGCTCATCGTCGCTGGTGGCCACCCACCTCGCGGTGCGGGCGCTACGGCACCGTGAGTGCTCACTGGCCGTGGCCGGTGGCGTCATGCTGATGTCGAACCCGGCCCTGTTCGTGGAGTTCTCCAAGCAGCGCGCGCTGTCGCCGGACGGCCGGTGCAAGGCGTTCTCGGCCGAAGCCGACGGCTTCGGCGCCGCTGAAGGGGTGGGGCTGCTGTTGTTGGAACGCCTGGCGGACGCCCGGCGCAACGGCCACCGGGTGCTGGCCGTGATCCGGGGCTCGGCCGTCAACCAGGACGGCGCGAGCAACGGACTGACCGCCCCGAACGGCCCGTCGCAGCAACGCGTGATCCGCGAGGCGCTGGCCGACGCCGGGCTGACCCCGGACGACGTCGACCTGGTGGAAGCGCACGGTACGGGGACCCGGCTCGGCGATCCCATCGAGGTGCAGGCGCTGCAGGACGCCTACGGGCGGGACCGTCGCCGACCGCTCTGGCTGGGCACGGTCAAGTCGAACATCGGCCACACCCAGGCGGCGGCGGGCGCCGCCGGCATCATCAAGACCGTGATGGCGATGCGTCAGGAGACCCTGCCGAAAACGCTGCACGTCCGGAATCCGTCTCCGCTGGTGGAGTGGTCCACCGGAAACCTCGCGCTGCTCCGCGATCCGGTGCCGTGGCGGCCGGCCGCGGGACGGGTTCGCCGGGCCGGCGTCTCCTCCTTCGGGATCAGCGGCACCAACGCACACGTCATAGTGGAGGAGACCCCGCCGGAGGACGAAGCGTCGGACCCGGCCCCCGTCGAGGACGCGGATCCCGCCATTGCCGACGCCATGCCCTGGGTTGTGTCGGGCGGCAGCGCGCAGGGCCTGCGGGGGCAGTCGGAACGACTCCGCGCGTTCCTGGCCCGGTCGCCCGAGGCCGGCGTGGCGGAGGTGGCCCGGGGACTTGCCCGCCAGGCCAGCCTCCCGCACCGGCTGGTGCTCACCGGACCTGGCCGGACCGAGCTGACGGCCGGGCTGGAGTCGTTTCTGGACGGCGGGAACGCTGACGGTACATCACCCAGCTGGGACGTGGCCCGGGGCAGCGTCCGGTCCCGATCCAAGTTGGCGTACCTCTTCTCCGGCCAGGGAGCTCAACGGGTCGGGGCAGGCAGGGAACTGTACGCCGCCTTCCCGGTCTTCGCACGGGCGCTCGACACCGTGTTCGCACAGATGGACAAGCATCTGGAGTACCCGCTGCGCGAGGTGATGTTCGGCTCCGTCGGGCCCGACGGCGAAGGGCTGCTCGATCAGACCCTGTACACGCAGACCGCACTGTTCGCGCTCGAGGTGGCGATCTTCGAGCTGCTCGGGTCCTGGGGTGTGAAGCCGGACTTCCTCATCGGCCACTCGATCGGTGAGCTGGCCGCCGCACACCTGTCCGGCGTGCTGAGCCTGCCCGATGCCTGCGCACTGGTGGCCGCGCGCGGGCGGTTGATGCAGGAGCTGCCGGCCGGTGGCGCGATGGTGTCCGTACGGGCCTCGCGGGACGAGGTACTGCCGAGTCTGCGGCCGTACGAGGGGCTCGCCGAAATCGCCGCGGTCAACGGCCCGGCCGCCACCGTGATCTCCGGCGACGAGAAGGCGATCGGCGAACTCGCCGATGGCTGGTCCGCCCGGGGCCGTTCGGTACGGCGGCTCCGGGTCACGCACGCGTTCCACTCAGCCCGAATGGACCCGGTGGTCGAGGAGTTCCGCCGGACGGCGTCCGCATTCACGTTCCACCCCCCGCGCATTCCGATCGTCTCCAATGTGACCGGGACCGTGCTCACCGCCGAGCAGGCGTGTTCGCCGGCGTACTGGGCCCAGCACATCCGGCAGCCGGTGGAGTTCATGGCGGGAGTACGTCACCTGATCGAAGCGGGCGTGAACAGCTTCCTCGAGCTGGGCCCCACGGGCAGTCTGACGGCGCTGGCGGCCGAGTGTCTCGCTGTCGGCACGGGCGAGGCGACGGATCAGGACGGCGTGGTCCAGGCGACCACGCTGCACCCGGACCGGCCCGAGGCTCAGTCCGTGGTCGCCGCCGCCGGTCAGCTCTGGGCCCGTGGCGTTCCGGTGGACTGGCGCCGAATCACCGGCGACGGCAGGGCGGCCGAACTTCCCACGTACGCCTTCGACCACCAGCGGTTCTGGCTGCGGGAGCGGGCCCGGGGTGGGGACGCGTCCGGTGCAGGCATGAAACCAGTGGCACATGGAGTGTTGGCGGCATCCCTGGAGATCGCCGCTGACGGCCCGGTGATCCTCTCCGGCCGGCTGTCGCTGGCCACCCAGGAGTGGCTGGCCGATCACCGGGTCGCGGGTCAGGTACTCCTGGCGGGGACGGCCTTCCTGGAGATCGTGCTGCGGGCCGGGGACGAGGTCGGGTGCGGCCGGGTCGAGGAGTTGGTGGTGCAGACGCCGCTGGTCGTGCCCGATCGGGAGGCGGTGTGGATCCAGGTGGTGGTCGAGGTCCCCGACGGGGAGGGGCGCCGCCAGATCGGTGTCTTCTCCCGCCCGGCCACCGGTGCGGGAGGATGGACGCGGCACGCCCGTGCCGTCGTCGCCGTCGACGACGGCGCAACCCCGCCGCCGCCGGACAGCGACGCGTTCGAGAGCTTCGCATCGTGGCCGCCCGCCGACGCGGTGGCGGTGCCCGTGGACGGGTGGTACGAGGAACTGGCCGGCAAGGGCTACGTGTTCGGACCGTCCTTCCGGGGACTGAGCGCGGTCTGGCGCCGCGACGGGGAGCTCTTCGTCGAGGTCGGGCTACCGCCGACAGCGCGCGACGACGTCGCGCGGTTCGGCATCCACCCCGGGCTGCTCGACATGCCCAACCATGCGATGTCACTCGGTGGCTTCTTCTCCGGCGACGGCGTCTTTCTGCCTTTTGCCTGGCGGGGCGTGTCGCTGTTGGCCACCGGGGCAATGCGGGCGAGGGTGCGCATCACGTCGGCGGGCGAGAACACGGTACGACTGGCGATCGCCGACGCCACGGGGCAGCCCGTCGCGCTGATCGACTCACTGACCGTCCTCCCGGTGGATCCCGGGCAGATCGCCGCGGCCGGACGCCGGTCGGACAGCGCGGTCGAGGAGGCGGGGCTGTACCGGTTGGACTGGGTACCCGCCGACCCGCCCGGGTCCGGACCTGGGCCGACCCTGCCGTCGCAGGTGCTCCTGACCGGCCCGGACCGCTTGGGCGTGGGCAGCCTGCTGGACGCCACCGGTGTGGCGGTGCGGCGATGTGCGGGAATCGACGAGATCGCCGCCATCGTCGCCGCCGGCGACCGGGGTGGCCCGGAAACCGGCCCGTCCCCTGCGCCGGTGGTCATGCTCAGCTGTGCGGGGCACTCCGACGCCGGCGGACCGGAGGCGGTCGCCGCCGCCGCGCACACGGTGGCGGAGGAGGTGCTGCGGGTGCTCCAGGCGTGGGTTGCCGACGCCCGCCTGACCGCGGCGCGCCTGGTGGTGCTCACCCGGGGAGCGGTCGGCACCCACGCCGCCCCCGATCCCGCGCGCGACGTGACCGACCTGGCGGCAGCCGCGGCCTGGGGAATGGTCCGTTCCGCCCAGGCCGAGCATCCTGGTCAATTCATCCTCCTGGACCTCGACCCCGCGCCGGAGCCCGTTCCCGCAGTCGGGGGCGGGCACGACGACCCACCCGCCACGAGCCCCGGCAGCGACCTGACGCGGATCCTGGCGACTCTGGTCCAGAGTGACGATCCGCAGTGGGCGGTCCGCGGCGGACAGCTGCTCGTGGGACGGCTGCACCGGGCGGACGGCCAGGATCTGCGGGTGCGGGGTCTGGGGACAGGCTCCGCCTGGCGGCTGGCGCCGCTGGGATCCGGCGAGCTCGACGCGATCGGCGTGGTGGACTGCCCGGAGGTCATGGAGCCGCTGGCACCGTGGCAGGTGCGCCTGCGGGTACGGGCGGCCGGGCTCAACTTCCACGACGTCGTGGTGGGTCTGGGCATGCTGCCGGCCGAGGACGGCTTCGGCACCGAAGGGGCTGGCGAGGTTCTGGACGTCGGGGAGGGGGTGCACGGGCTGCGCCGGGGCGACCGGGTGATGGGCATGTTCGAGGGGTCGTTCGGGCCGACCGCGGTCGCCGATCATCGCACCCTGGTCCGGATACCCGACGAGTGGTCGTTCGAAGAGGCCGCCTCGGTGCCCACGGTGTTCCTGACCGCGTACTACGCCCTCTCCGACATCGCCGGTGTCCGGGCGGGTCAGCGCGTGTTGATCCACTCGGCCACCGGCGGGGTGGGACAGGCCGCCCTGCAACTGGCGCGGCACTGGCAGGCCGAGGTCTACACCACCGCCTCCCCCGCCAAGCACGACGCCCTCCGCCGACTCGGCGTTCCCGCCGACCGCATCGCCGGATCCCGTACGACGGACTTCGTGGACGAGTTTCTCGCCGTCACCGAAGGGGAGGGCATGGACATCACGTTGGGCTCCCTTGCCGGCGAGATGGTCGACGCGACGTTGCGCGTGCTTCCCCGGGGCGGTCACTACCTGGAGATGGGCCGCACCGACATCCGCGACCCGGAGCAGGTCGGCGCCGACCATCCGGGCGTCACCTATCGGACCGTTCTCCCCTCCGACGCGGGCCCGGAGCGCATCGGGAAGATCCTCGCCGAGATCCTCGACCTGTTCCGTCAGGGGACGCTGAGCATGCCTCCGCTGACCACGTGGGACCTCGCCGACGCCCCCGGGGCGCTGCGGCACATGAGTCAGGCGCGTCACCTCGGCAAGAACGTGTTGCGGGTACCGGCCCCAGTCGAGCCCGAGGGAACCGTCCTGATCACCGGCGGTACCGGTACCCTGGGCGGGCTCGTCGCCCGCGACCTGGCCGCCAACGGCCAGGCCGGACACCTGCTGTTGCTCTCCCGGTCGGGACCTGACGCACCCGGCGCCGAGCAGCTGCGCGCCGATGTCGAACGCCACGGCGCCACCTGCACCATCATCGCGTGCGACGTCAGCGATCGGGCCGCCCTCGCGGAGGCGATCGCGGCCATTCCCCCCGAGTATCCCCTCACCGCGGTGGTGCACGCCGCCGGCATCGTCCGCGACGCCATCCTGACGGCCCAGACGACCGCGGATCTGCATCCGGTGCTCGCCACGAAGATCGACGCCGCGCTGCACCTGGAGGACCTCACGTCTGAGCACAGGCTCGGGGCGTTCATCCTCTTCTCCGCCGGCAGCGGCCTGCTCGGCGGTCCGGGCCAGGCCAACTACGCCGCGGCGAACAGCTTCCTCGACGCATTCGCCACGCGGCTGGCTGGCCGACACCGACCGGCCACGGCCCTGGCCTGGGGAAGGTGGGCGGAAGCCAGCGGCATGACCTCCCACCTGTCCGAGCAGCAGCTCGCCCGGGTGAACCGGCAGGGCATCAACGCCCTGGCCACCCCGGACGCCCTTCGGCTGATGCGGACCGCGACACAGCTCCGCCACCCGTTGCATCTCGCCGCGCGGATAACTCCGCCGAGCTCGCCGCCCAGCCCCGCGTGGCGGCATCTCGCCGTCGTGCCCACTCGCCGCACCGCCAGCGACGTTCCGCACGCCGACGACTATCGGCACCGGCTCGCCGCCATGCCGTCGGCCCAACAACGCCAGGCCCTCCTGGAACTCGTCCGCGAGCACACCGCCACGGTGCTGTCCGCTCCCGCCCACACCATCGACCCCCATCGCGGCTTCCGCGATCTCGGCCTGGACTCCCTCACCGCCATCGAGTTGCGCAACCGTCTCGTCCCCGCCACCGGGCTGCGCCTGCCCCCGACCGCCACCTTCGACCATCCCAGTCCGCAACTGCTCGCCGTGCATCTGCACGGCCTGCTCTTCCCGGACAGTATGGACGGCGTCGCGGGAGGTTCGGCGCTCCTGGCCGAGCTCGACCGGCTGGACGATCTGCTGGTCACGACCGAGCTGGACAACGTGACACGTTCGGGCATACGGCGCCGGGTCCACGCGTTTCTGTCGCGCCTCGACGAGGCAGGGTCCGCAACCGAGGAGATCCCGCTGAACCTCCGTCTGGAGTCGGCGTCCACGGACGAGGTGTTCGAGCTGATCGACCGGGAGTTCAGCTGA